A single region of the Lotus japonicus ecotype B-129 chromosome 4, LjGifu_v1.2 genome encodes:
- the LOC130713062 gene encoding serpin-ZX-like: MGRIVRAKRDLRKSIRCQTDVALSITEHLFSKEEYQEKNLIFSPFSLHAVLCVMAAGSEGPTLDELLSFLRTDSIDHLNTLFSQLVSVLLSDAAAPSHRLSFVNGMWADKSVSLSHSFKQLVATHYKATLASVDFLAKFDQVRHEVNSWVERETNGLITKLLPPKAVGKLTRLFFANALYLKGAWKHKLDARGYYDFHLLNGTLVQVPFLRSEKEQFISVFDGFKVLRLSYQQGLDKKRRFSMYIFLPDAKDGLSALIKKLASESNFLKGKLPRQKVQVFNFRIPKFKISFTLEASNMLKELGVVSPFSERDADFTKMVDSPLDGEYVESMFHKAFIEVNEEGTEATTTSSMKKAPKGKMCCTRRPGIDFVADHPFLFLIREDLTGTILFIGQVLHPLKEEDESSDFEAEVNWKEEDEGPAKRKRSSKEDSDADDFIIGKRNRDGSLIRW, translated from the exons ATGGGACGTATAGTTAGAGCAAAAAGGGACCTTCGAAAATCAATCAGGTGTCAAACCGATGTTGCCCTCAGCATCACAGAGCATTTATTCTCAAAGGAAGAATATCAGGAGAAGAACCTCATCTTTTCACCCTTCTCTCTCCATGCTGTTCTTTGTGTCATGGCTGCGGGTTCAGAAGGCCCCACGCTCGACGAGCTTCTTTCCTTCCTCCGAACTGACTCCATCGACCATCTCAACACTCTCTTCTCCCAGCTCGTCTCCGTCCTGCTCTCTGACGCTGCTGCTCCTTCACATCGTCTATCTTTTGTCAATGGAATGTGGGCTGATAAATCGGTTTCCCTTTCTCATTCTTTTAAACAACTTGTGGCCACTCATTACAAGGCGACTCTGGCTTCAGTTGATTTTCTGGCCAAG TTTGACCAAGTGCGCCATGAAGTGAATTCATGGGTTGAAAGAGAGACGAATGGCCTTATAACAAAGCTTCTTCCTCCCAAGGCAGTAGGCAAGTTAACCAGGCTTTTCTTTGCAAATGCACTGTACTTAAAAGGTGCGTGGAAACACAAGCTTGATGCTAGAGGCTATTATGATTTTCACCTCCTTAATGGCACCTTAGTCCAGGTTCCCTTCTTGAGAAGCGAGAAGGAGCAGTTTATTAGCGTTTTTGATGGTTTCAAAGTACTCCGCCTTTCTTATCAACAAGGTCTAGATAAAAAGCGTCGGTTCTCCATGTACATTTTTCTTCCAGACGCAAAAGATGGACTGTCAGCTTTAATTAAAAAGCTGGCCTCAGAGTCTAATTTCTTGAAAGGCAAGCTTCCTCGGCAAAAAGTGCAAGTATTTAATTTCAGGATTCCAAAATTCAAGATTTCTTTTACACTTGAAGCTTCTAATATGTTGAAGGAGCTGGGAGTGGTTTCGCCTTTCTCTGAACGGGATGCAGATTTTACAAAAATGGTGGACTCTCCTTTGGATGGAGAATACGTTGAAAGCATGTTTCACAAAGCTTTCATTGAGGTAAATGAAGAAGGCACTGAAGCTACAACGACCAGTTCAATGAAGAAGGCGCCGAAGGGTAAAATGTGTTGTACCCGTCGTCCTGGTATAGATTTTGTAGCTGACCACCCTTTCCTCTTTTTAATCAGAGAAGATTTGACTGGAACAATCCTCTTTATTGGGCAGGTGCTCCATCCTCTGAAG GAGGAGGATGAATCTAGTGATTTTGAAGCGGAGGTAAATtggaaggaagaagatgaaggtccAGCAAAGAGGAAGAGGTCAAGCAAAGAGGATTCAGATGCGGATGATTTTATAATCGGTAAGCGAAATAGAGATGGGTCCTTAATTAGGTGGTAG
- the LOC130716085 gene encoding probable serine/threonine-protein kinase PBL3 translates to MGNCFGARSKVDDKLLSFQPSSAPCDATKVPHRSTQLLAHTGPTAHGYSKGGKPEILPTPRSEGDILSSPHLTAFTFKDLKNATKNFSLDSLIGEGGFGHVYKGWIDGQFLGATWPRSGMVVAVKKLKPEGFQGHKEWLSELNYLGQLDHPNLVKLIGYCLDGDNRLLVYEYMPNECLENHLFRKEKLLPWATRIKVVVGAARGLTFLHDSDQQIIYRDFKASNILLDSEFNAKLSDFGLAKAGPTGDRSHVSTQVLGTQGYAAPEYIATGRLTTRCDVYSFGVVLLELLSGRHAVDITTSGVERNLVDWARPYLDNRRKLFRIMDTKLEGQYSQRQACVISSLALQCISEAKIRPQMSEVLATLEHLPVMRHSRNPSRAEEKSTSPIREGI, encoded by the exons ATGGGAAATTGTTTTGGAGCACGTTCCAAGGTTGATGAtaaacttctgagtttccaacCCAGTTCTGCACCTTGTG ATGCTACAAAAGTTCCTCATAGAAGCACCCAGTTGTTAGCTCATACAGGTCCGACGGCGCATGGATACAGTAAAGGAGGTAAACCTGAGATTCTCCCCACTCCAAGATCTGAAGGAGACATACTTTCGTCCCCACACTTAACAGCCTTCACATTCAAGGATCTTAAGAATGCCACTAAAAATTTTAGTCTTGATAGTCTAATTGGAGAAGGGGGATTTGGACATGTCTATAAGGGGTGGATTGATGGTCAATTCCTTGGGGCTACATGGCCTAGATCTGGAATGGTTGTAGCTGTGAAGAAGCTTAAGCCTGAAGGTTTTCAAGGGCATAAAGAATGGCTG TCTGAACTCAATTATCTTGGCCAACTTGATCATCCGAATCTTGTCAAACTTATTGGATACTGCCTGGATGGAGATAACCGACTTCTAGTTTATGAGTACATGCCCAATGAATGCTTGGAAAATCATCTGTTTCGCA AGGAAAAACTACTTCCTTGGGCAACAAGAATCAAAGTTGTTGTTGGTGCTGCTCGAGGTCTCACCTTCCTacatgactctgatcaacaaatTATCTACCGTGATTTCAAGGCTTCTAATATTTTATTAGATTCG GAATTTAACGCAAAACTCTCAGACTTTGGATTGGCCAAAGCAGGACCCACTGGTGATCGTTCTCATGTTTCCACTCAAGTCCTGGGCACGCAAGGCTATGCTGCCCCTGAATATATTGCTACAG GTCGGCTGACCACGAGGTGTGATGTCTATAGCTTTGGGGTTGTGTTGTTGGAACTACTCTCTGGGCGCCATGCTGTTGACATAACAACATCTGGAGTAGAACGTAATCTAGTTGATTGGGCAAGACCCTATTTGGATAATAGGAGGAAGTTGTTCCGGATCATGGACACCAAGTTAGAAGGACAGTACTCTCAGAGGCAAGCTTGTGTAATTTCAAGCCTTGCATTACAATGTATTAGTGAGGCCAAGATTAGACCACAGATGTCTGAGGTTTTGGCTACCTTGGAGCACCTTCCAGTCATGAGACATTCACGTAACCCGTCTAGAGCAGAGGAAAAGTCCACAAGTCCCATAAGAGAAGGGATCTGA